One stretch of Prinia subflava isolate CZ2003 ecotype Zambia chromosome 19, Cam_Psub_1.2, whole genome shotgun sequence DNA includes these proteins:
- the PRR14L gene encoding protein PRR14L, which produces MGRAGVSETSILGFLEPLKVMDTEAATDHPQGTSDYSGSKAHAAMPLRTGGNGVSVLEIREETLPRQNPLNEFSTSFANCQSCQQDEENDAFDFFKGSVPEQNGPHDLFSAESCRTFSSQSSEVLCPVLKSVCYLDFGNMPLESSSAVHGIVNKTPQKYLPQNIKHHTPYDHGTGFLENQTSTSVPVEQISVVRNKGLSSAKTDPRESSATVGKPYSSESEEAAEVWRKIAVGDNTDICSWPEPQDAANSEHCHSPVFSSVASSAEEFSKEKFKMFPSEGDKLKKDQWQFSVSDPCKNDTKANRLWVETSETGQTGICFHGTASEIPPLSNHSCLDLSTKLEKDSPKAQLLEKESESNTTSKELAGGLVGAAESDSDSLSTGNKANLFYTLNVTLPPVSQKSRESHYNECLSCTANKVSCRDEAWGNLSRKALVGASGTTVKQVAEVLLHKDKFKSSVNSMTLDKPNTTSRTSQMNIKSSAGNMERVVTGLENEHCHTWICNNQSIKSQCTAASASCILSGRTRVDEAFLNSHSFGVEVDKIEENDNLEGESSSGYNSKEAIVSPEPHSPLARGSLLCENDWSNRAIALHGINDIPTGKNTFCSAYTAEESIATLARDEISNKNMEVVEQFDLCKVRGSEIVCDRDEAKEQIGMCASQADECDKTRAVDFPNAPEGNQRNKTSEQLSVGYFNQNTCAHNFGFYNSLLGPWKRELDTCEQEEMPLLPAARCECSTSACDPHPAPDNVNAPTQRAGPAEETLCAGGNQCHPCQSESDVPVLGSEQHLESLTNQANAGLQTMGGSVGSDKTGPDHREEVVLKTGGDLPLLDHKYAREARSEGALQEKVMDLDSLIGVKNEEPSGYMDSISDLIEEKTIRLQEHEKRCERNNKGTLEENFSDGRPHCSQQARFVKCAKEKAELVFAGNKMQQSLPKMKWLVENQENTISAQFLPISSIHGSLSYKPENRNVLSDTDNRESLSINPILNNSCLQLTFEPGKETDAHRGIGPSHFGKFDIPEPCVETQADSETVSALNSHISLPDKERLCMSPVRTQRDNCDSSSAEVFSKDTSMTKILSVTISVKKKCSNVEVPSSGSEAAAGSLYGAKSSRVCAHSKESVKGEGLCTPAMKNVDMSSPKSPPGEEMLKDADKPENINVLSDTENRKSLIPILNDSCPLLTFEPGKEIDNQRGICASHSEKFDVQETSNKIQMDSKAMSALNSHISLPEKEKLCMSPENTQRDISSSDKKFNNDTSMTKILSVTISVKKKCSNVEVPSSGSEAAAGSLYGAKSSRVCAHSKESVKGEGLCTPAVRDLDMGSPKSPPGGEKFKNICVEEKIGKVVAPRGRLPKDGPWALLEDSKESGSKIVPLRTENYGNILEEIPRSKRNNLSKERQNDTKLPNLAGVSAETVHDCEAGAVSATEAAPGGQDDTTPTFSPPLSTLSGSCKEPSPNCAVCSEACVPHKLNAQSKDNVQEVTEDQDKVPTHAVCQENGALGSERLDQIQELQILKQKKYGKMEVHQLGKAQQEQKLEHQEKAKIILQPNTLHSSGLQCSFSADSMTSGNTKFGAASEEIFAVRGSESKLCSTLQEVKRPKITTDFISSQFLKTQDSEMENLNLNLGYDGIPGAFGTTNKRRGTTNKLRGPLPVKIQPGRTCKKIPTLCQLKTVRKIKKIKTSLFSEIPLEIFPKQENTLPESLYFPCKPLTVETETAMRFVHMPRQRAKRCSLLNSLKFRKCTKEPALLSKLSAMASKLLAPAKSSRNLEPLPYSSEILPVGDRHSQCRSKNLLEAFSCINRNVHSRWADSWCTKMFSFQPLALYPVQTTKILSSDLSHTPPTSCLDTSVFPISFHIKLDSSPVTDLRGITSQQSVHHSPVFRETPAPASKWTLSFLLSQSCSDTTAFKEDSSVNNELHSSHSTTTPRTAAVHPGPGRNAVAGRRGGCSTLGLHTVLALSSPGCYRIWTRRRSLTSHIPTIQRLFISQLAQGLKGDRYPRCVSGELVSSLPYSLGRVLSIWSQHGPSARPSEITPLHSTHCRWQPSVGIENSCAMLPHLPVQSMGALQSAGHAMRLETSFPFPLPKPHALPEPLPSPPRLSASELQIPALDEADASVPACLRSQDDTELKKTEPEERPKKVSQIRIRKTVPKPDPNLTPMGLPKPKRLKKKEFSLEEIYTNKNYKSPPPARSLETIFEEPKEKNGHLISVSQQKRKRILEFQDFTLPRKRKTRGKIKAVGSFTRAKRAALQSAELDVLLSQKLMDLEAFFAEEVEQEQASSI; this is translated from the exons atgggcagagctggggtttcAGAAACCAGCATCTTAGGGTTCCTAGAGCCTCTAAAAGTCATGGACACTGAAGCAGCTACAGATCATCCACAAGGAACAAGTGACTATAGTGGGTCAAAAGCCCATGCTGCCATGCCATTGAGAACAGGGGGGAATGGTGTATCTGTTTTGGAGATCAGAGAAGAAACGTTACCCAGACAAAATCCTCTTAATGAATTCAGTACGTCATTTGCTAATTGCCAGAGTTGTCAGCAGGATGAAGAAAATGATGCTTTTGACTTCTTTAAGGGTTCTGTACCTGAACAAAATGGACCTCATGATTTGTTCTCAGCAGAAAGCTGTAGAACATTCTCCTCACAAAGTTCTGAAGTTTTATGTCCAGTTCTGAAAAGTGTCTGTTATCTGGACTTTGGAAATATGCCACTAGAAAGCAGTTCTGCAGTTCATGGAATTGTCAATAAAACCCCCCAGAAGTACCTTCCCCAAAACATCAAACATCACACTCCTTATGATCATGGAACTGGGTTTTTAGAAAACCAGACCTCCACATCTGTACCTGTAGAGCAGATCTCAGTGGTAAGGAACAAAGGATTATCTAGTGCAAAAACTGATCCTAGGGAATCAAGTGCTACTGTAGGAAAACCATACAGCTCTGAATCTGAAGAGGCTGCTGAAGTCTGGAGGAAAATTGCTGTGGGAGATAACACTGACATTTGTAGCTGGCCTGAACCTCAAGATGCTGCTAATTCTGAGCATTGTCATTCTCCAGTTTTTAGTTCTGTTGCTTCATCCGCTGAGGAgttctcaaaagaaaaatttaaaatgttcccATCAGAAGGTGATAAGTTGAAAAAGGACCAGTGGCAATTCTCTGTCAGTGACCCATGCAAGAATGATACAAAAGCAAATCGTTTGTGGGTGGAAACGAGTGAAACTGGGCAGACAGGGATATGCTTTCATGGGACTGCCAGTGAAATTCCTCCTCTCAGTAACCACAGCTGTCTTGATCTTAGTACCAAGCTGGAAAAAGACTCACCCAAGGCACAACTGCTTGAAAAGGAATCTGAGAGCAATACAACATCAAAAGAGCTAGCTGGTGGTTTAGTTGGAGCTGCAGAATCTGACAGTGACAGCTTATCCACTGGGAACAAAGCAAATTTGTTTTATACACTAAATGTAACTCTACCTCCTGTTTCACAAAAGTCAAGAGAATCTCATTATAATGAGTGTCTTTCTTGTACTGCTAATAAAGTTTCATGCAGGGACGAGGCTTGGGGTAATCTGTCTAGAAAAGCATTAGTTGGTGCTTCTGGAACAACAGTGAAACAAGTTGCTGAAGTTTTGCTTCATAAAGACAAATTCAAGTCTTCTGTAAATTCCATGACTCTTGATAAACCTAACACAACAAGCAGAACATCCCAAATGAACATAAAATCTTCTGCAGGAAATATGGAGAGAGTGGTCACTGGTTTGGAAAATGAACATTGTCACACATGGATTTGTAATAATCAGAGTATAAAAAGCCAGTGTACAGCTGCCAGTGCTTCCTGTATTTTATCAGGGAGAACACGTGTGGATGAAGCTTTCCTGAACAGTCATTCTTTTGGTGTTGAAGTGGATAAGATTGAAGAAAATGATAATTTGGAAGGAGAGTCTTCATCAGGATACAACAGTAAAGAGGCAATCGTCTCTCCAGAACCACACTCCCCTTTGGCACGTGGATCTCTTCTTTGTGAAAATGACTGGAGCAACAGAGCTATAGCTCTGCATGGGATAAATGACAttcccacaggaaaaaacaCGTTTTGCTCAGCATATACTGCAGAGGAGTCTATTGCTACCTTGGCAAGAGATGAGATTTCAAATAAGAATATGGAAGTTGTGGAACAATTTGATCTTTGTAAAGTAAGAGGCAGTGAAATTGTTTGTGACAGAGATGAGGCAAAAGAACAGATTGGCATGTGTGCTTCCCAGGCAGATGAATGTGATAAAACAAGAGCTGTGGATTTCCCAAATGCTCCTGAAGGCAATCAGAGAAATAAGACCAGTGAACAGCTATCAGTCGGATATTTTAACCAAAACACCTGTGCTCATAATTTTGGATTTTACAACTCTCTGTTAGGCCCATGGAAGAGAGAACTGGACACATGTGAGCAGGAGGAAATGCCATTGCTCCCAGCTGCTCGCTGTGAGTGTAGCACTTCGGCCTGTGATCCACACCCAGCACCTGACAACGTGAATGCTCCAACACAACGTGCTGGCCCAGCAGAAGAGACCCTTTGTGCAGGGGGAAATCAGTGTCATCCATGTCAGAGTGAGTCTGAtgtcccagtgctgggcagtgagCAGCATTTAGAAAGTTTAACCAACCAAGCAAACGCTGGCTTACAAACCATGGGCGGTTCTGTGGGAAGTGACAAAACTGGTCCTGATCACAGGGAAGAGGTTGTGCTAAAAACAGGTGGGGACCTGCCTCTGTTAGACCATAAATACGCCAGAGAAGCCAGGTCTgaaggagctctgcaggagaaAGTCATGGATTTGGACTCTTTAATTGGAGTGAAAAATGAAGAGCCTTCAGGATACATGGACTCCATCAGTGATCTAATTGAAGAGAAGACAATCAGACTACAAGAACATGAGAAGAGATGTGAAAGAAACAATAAAGGAACTcttgaagaaaacttttctgatGGCAGACCACATTGCTCACAGCAGGCTCGTTTTGTCAAATGtgcaaaagagaaagcagagctggtgtTTGCAGGAAACAAAATGCAGCAGTCTTTGCCTAAGATGAAGTGGTTGGTGGAGAACCAGGAAAATACAATTAGTGCTCAATTTCTGCCCATTTCATCAATTCATGGGAGTCTTTCATACAAGCCAGAAAATAGGAATGTGCTTTCAGATACAGACAACAGAGAAAGTCTGAGTATAAATCCTATCTTAAATAACTCTTGCCTACAGTTAACTTTTGAGCCTGGTAAAGAAACTGATGCTCACAGGGGCATTGGTCCATCTCATTTTGGAAAGTTTGACATCCCAGAACCTTGTGTTGAGACTCAGGCAGATTCAGAAACTGTGTCAGCTCTGAACTCTCACATCTCGCTGCCTGACAAAGAAAGGCTGTGCATGTCACCTGTGCGTACACAAAGAGATAATTGTGATTCATCTTCAGCTGAAGTTTTTAGCAAAGATACTTCAATGACAAAAATTCTTTCTGTAACAATTTCTGTTaagaaaaaatgcagcaatGTTGAGGTTCCATCTTCAGGgagtgaagcagcagctggctctCTGTATGGTGCCAAAAGCTCAAGAGTTTGTGCCCACAGCAAAGAAAGTGTGAAAGGTGAGGGGCTTTGCACACCAGCTATGAAAAACGTGGACATGAGCTCACCAAAAAGTCCTCCTGGTGAAGAGATGTTAAAGGATGCAGATAAGCCAGAAAATATAAATGTGCTTTCAgatacagaaaacagaaaaagtctAATTCCTATCTTAAATGACTCTTGCCCGCTATTAACTTTTGAGCCTGGTAAAGAAATTGATAATCAAAGGGGTATTTGTGCATCCCATTCTGAAAAGTTTGATGTCCAAGAAACTTCTAATAAGATTCAAATGGATTCAAAAGCAATGTCAGCTCTAAACTCTCACATCTCTCTgcctgagaaagaaaagctaTGTATGTCACCTGAGAATACACAAAGAGATATTTCATCTTCAGACAAAAAGTTTAACAATGATACTTCAATGACAAAAATTCTTTCTGTAACAATTTCCGTTaagaaaaaatgcagcaatGTTGAGGTTCCATCTTCAGGgagtgaagcagcagctggctctCTGTATGGTGCCAAGAGCTCAAGAGTTTGTGCCCACAGCAAAGAAAGTGTGAAAGGTGAGGGGCTTTGCACACCAGCTGTGAGAGACTTGGACATGGGCTCACCAAAAAGTCCTCCTGGTGGAGAGAAATTTAAGAATATCTGTGTAGAAGAGAAGATAGGCAAAGTGGTAGCCCCTAGAGGAAGGTTGCCCAAAGATGGCCCATGGGCCTTGTTGGAAGATTCTAAAGAGTCTGGTAGCAAAATAGTCCCCCTCAGGACTGAGAATTACGGAAAcattttggaagaaatcccAAGATCCAAACGAAATAATCTTtcaaaagaaagacaaaatgatACAAAGCTCCCAAACTTGGCAGGTGTCAGTGCCGAAACTGTGCATGATTGTGAGGCTGGAGCTGTATCTGCCACAGAGGCTGCCCCAGGAGGGCAGGATGATACAACGCCCACATTTTCTCCACCTCTGAGCACACTATCAGGCAGCTGCAAAGAGCCATCCCCAAACTGTGCGGTTTGCAGTGAAGCGTGTGTGCCTCACAAATTAAATGCACAGAGCAAAGATAATGTACAGGAGGTAACAGAAGACCAGGACAAAGTACCAACTCATGCAGTTTGCCAGGAAAATGGGGCTTTAGGGTCAGAGAGACTTGATCAAATACAGGAACTTCAAATACTTAAACAAAAGAAGTATGGAAAGATGGAGGTACATCAGTTGGGCAAGGCACAACAAGAGCAGAAGTTGGAACATCAGGAGAAAGCAAAAATCATCCTGCAACCAAATACGTTGCACAGTTCTGGACTCCAGTGCAGCTTTTCAGCCGACTCGATGACATCTGGAAATACGAAGTTTGGAGCTGCTTCAGAGGAGATTTTTGCTGTAAGAGGCAGTGAAAGTAAACTATGTAGCACTTTACAAGAAGTTAAAAGGCCAAAGATTACCACAGATTTTATTAGTTCACAGTTTTTGAAGACTCAGGATTCAGAAATGGAAAACCTGAACCTTAATTTAGGGTATGATGGGATCCCTGGTGCCTTTGGAACTACAAATAAACGAAGAGGAACTACAAATAAACTGAGAGGACCTCTTCCAGTAAAAATACAACCTGGAAGGACATGCAAAAAGATTCCCACATTGTGTCAGCTAAAAAcggtaagaaaaataaaaaaaattaaaacttcacTTTTCTCTGAGATTCCCCTGGAAATATTCCCTAAACAGGAAAACACGCTTCCGGAATCGTTGTACTTTCCATGTAAACCACTGACAGTGGAAACGGAAACAGCCATGAGATTCGTGCATATGCCAAGGCAGAGGGCCAAGAGGTGCAGTTTGTTGAACAGCTTGAAATTTAGAAAATGTACCAAAGAACCAGCATTGTTGAGCAAGTTGTCTGCAATGGCCAGCAAGCTCCTGGCCCCTGCCAAAAGCAGCCGTAACTTGGAACCTCTGCCATATTCTTCTGAAATTCTTCCAGTGGGTGACAGGCACAGCCAATGTAGATCTAAAAATCTCTTGGAAGCCTTTTCTTGCATTAACAGGAACGTACACTCACGCTGGGCTGACAGCTGGTGCACCAAGATGTTCAGCTTTCAGCCTTTGGCACTTTATCCTGTACAAACTACCAAAATACTTTCTTCGGACTTAAGCCACACGCCTCCAACCTCCTGCTTGGACACCTCGGTTTTCCCAATTTCTTTTCACATAAAATTGGACTCCAGTCCTGTGACAGACCTCAGAGGGATTACATCCCAGCAATCTGTACACCACAGCCCAGTTTTCAGAGAAACTCCAGCACCAGCTTCAAAGTGGACTTTGTCTTTCCTCCTGTCTCAGAGCTGTTCAGATACAACAGCTTTCAAGGAAGATTCCAGTGTAAATAATGAGCTTCATTCCTCTCACTCCACAACAACCCCCAGGACTGCTGCTGTTCACCCTGGCCCTGGAAGAAACGCTGTAGCTGGAAGAAGAGGAGGTTGTTCCACGCTTGGCCTTCACACAGTGTTAGCACTTTCTTCCCCTGGATGTTACAGGATTTGGACAAGAAGAAGAAGCTTAACCAGTCACATTCCTACCATCCAGAGACTGTTCATCTCGCAGCTGGCACAGGGTCTGAAAGGGGACAGGTACCCGAGGTGTGTGTCCGGCGAGCTCGTCTCCTCACTGCCATACTCGCTGGGCAGGGTGTTGTCCATATGGAGCCAGCACGGTCCTTCTGCCCGTCCTTCCGAAATCACTCCTCTCCATTCCACCCACTGCAGGTGGCAGCCAAGTGTGGGCATCGAGAACAG CTGTGCCATGTTACCACACTTACCTGTGCAGAGCATGGGAGCGCTGCAGAGCGCAGGCCACGCGATGCG TCTGGAAACTTCATTCCCTTTCCCGTTACCAAAGCCTCATGCACTTCCAGAGCCATTGCCATCTCCCCCCAGGCTTTCAGCGTCTGAGCTCCAGATCCCTGCCCTTGATGAAGCAGATGCTTCTGTTCCAGCCTGTCTGAGATCCCAAGATgacacagaactgaaaaaa aCTGAGCCAGAAGAGAGGCCAAAGAAAGTCTCACAGATCCGAATCAGGAAAACTGTTCCTAAGCCAGACCCTAACCTTACTCCAATGGGACTACCCAAACCAAAAAG GCTTAAGAAGAAAGAATTTAGTTTAGAAGAAATTTACACAAACAAGAACTACaagtctcctcctcctgccag GAGCTTGGAAACAATCTTTGAGGAACCCAAGGAGAAAAACGGACACTTGATCTCTGTCAGCCAGCAAAAGAGAAAGCGGATTCTGGAGTTCCAGGACTTCACTCTTCCCCGTAAAAGGAAGACACGAGGCAAAATCAAAGCAGTGGGGAGTTTCACCCGAGCAAAAAGAGCTGCACTGCAGAGTGCAGAGTTAGATGTTCTTCTGAGTCAGAAGCTCATGGATCTCGAAGCCTTTTTTGCAGAGGAGGTTGAGCAGGAGCAGGCCTCCAGCATCTGA